In Leptodactylus fuscus isolate aLepFus1 chromosome 2, aLepFus1.hap2, whole genome shotgun sequence, one genomic interval encodes:
- the FILIP1L gene encoding filamin A-interacting protein 1-like isoform X2, producing MTSCSIGLGQAERLSFIVCLFHWNAHISCLGEICLSEKSVPLWDSSSCGHTLQPSKPRLKKLIEQETTYQAKKEKENHKKITKLRDELTKLKSFALIVVDEQQRLTEHLQEQSAKIQELTLTAQKAQDKLAIVEIKAEEEEQKANRLETELQTQESRFFQEHESTMAKLTSEETQNRQLRLKLAALSRQIDELEETNKTLRKAEDELHDLREKMNKGECGNSSLMAEVEELRKRLLEMEGKDEELIKMEEQCKDLNKKLEKEASQSKSLKVEVDKLSKRINELEKLEDAFNKSKQECQSIKCTMEKERAATKQLCNELESLKVRIRELEAIEVKLEKTENILKEDLTKLKTLTVMLVEERKSLTEKIRQTEDKLKSANTQLQQEQSKVTSITEKLIEESKKSLKSKAELQDKMHTITKENEDLKCKLRAEEEKGNDLVSKVTVLKKKLQSLESIEKEFLKNKMKQEGKQSEAFYQENNKIRELTQEVERLKHTLKQMKAMEDDLMKTEDEFESLEKKYYNEQQKAKMFSEELEVVRMELANYKLAEKSGSYQEKVLLAKLKEEEAKSGHLSREVTALKEKIHDYMKTEDNICRLKGDHSVLQRKLNQQENRNKELSKEMENLSKELERYRRFSKSLRPSLNGRRISDFQVFSKEVQTDPTYNEPPDYKSLVPLERAVINGQLYQESDNEDDDTNDDDPTISYKCNSTNGNSINNNRKLKSPWTKPSQQQAQNGKVHMKQNGNYIHPGDMVLTHTPGQPLHIKVTPDHGQNTATLEITSPTTENPHSFTSTAVIPSSGTPKQRITIIQNGSLTPLKSRVIDGYVTPEQVVPPLTMTSFVRPRTPDSCGSITPERTMSPIQVLALTSTSSSPDRVLSPEPMEIGGSHAVFRVSPDKQTGWQFQRSNSSSSTSSVITTEDNKIHIHLGTPTSPFTPVQEKRHSLTNGIPNKPTNKITSSITITPTATPLSRQSQITVPEETFNGSVPTRIPKPKALTTSKLPIKKPVGNAINGEQVNKDKFHSMRPASNFQCVSKR from the exons ATGACGTCATGCTCTATAGGCTTGGGACAAGCTGAGCGCCTATCTTTCATTGTTTGCCTTTTCCATTGGAATGCTCACATCTCATGCCTGGGAGAAATCTGCCTCTCCGAAAAGTCCGTCCCTCTATGGGACAGCAGCAGCTGTGGCCATACCCTGCAGCCCTCCAAGCCCAG GCTAAAAAAGCTGATTGAACAAGAAACAACCTACCAAGCTAAAAAAGAGAAAGAGAACCACAAAAAAATAACCAAACTCCGTGATGAGCTCACAAAGTTGAAGTCATTTGCGTTAATTGTGGTCGATGAGCAACAGAGGTTGACTGAACACTTACAAGAGCAAAGTGCCAAGATCCAAGAGCTAACATTAACTGCCCAAAAAGCACAGGACAAACTCGCCATCGTTGAAATAAAAGCAGAAGAAGAAGAGCAAAAAGCAAACAGACTCGAAACGGAACTTCAAACTCAGGAAAGTAGGTTCTTTCAAGAGCACGAATCCACGATGGCCAAACTAACCAGCGAAGAAACGCAGAATCGCCAACTGAGATTAAAGCTGGCAGCTCTCAGCAGACAAATCGATGAGCTCGAGGAAACAAACAAGACACTGCGTAAAGCAGAGGATGAACTTCATGACCTAAGGGAGAAGATGAATAAAGGAGAATGTGGAAACTCCAGCCTCATGGCAGAAGTGGAGGAGCTGAGAAAACGTCTGCTGGAGATGGAAGGCAAGGATGAAGAACTCATAAAAATGGAAGAACAATGCAAAGACCTaaataaaaaattagaaaaagaagCATCGCAAAGTAAAAGCCTAAAAGTCGAGGTGGACAAACTGAGTAAAAGAATTAACGAGTTGGAAAAATTGGAAGACGCGTTTAATAAAAGCAAACAAGAATGCCAATCTATTAAATGCACCATGGAAAAAGAGCGGGCAGCCACCAAACAACTGTGCAATGAACTAGAAAGTTTAAAAGTTCGTATACGGGAGCTGGAGGCGATCGAAGTCAAGCTCGAAAAGACGGAAAATATACTAAAAGAAGATCTAACCAAACTGAAAACCTTGACCGTGATGCTTGTGGAGGAAAGGAAATCGCTAACAGAAAAAATCAGACAAACCGAGGACAAACTAAAGTCAGCCAATACACAACTACAGCAGGAACAAAGCAAAGTGACGTCCATCACCGAGAAACTGATAGAAGAAAGTAAGAAGTCCCTGAAGTCTAAGGCAGAGTTACAAGACAAGATGCACACAATCACAAAGGAGAACGAAGATCTCAAATGCAAGCTACGAGCAGAAGAAGAGAAGGGGAACGACCTAGTGTCCAAAGTTACCGTCCTCAAGAAGAAACTTCAGTCACTTGAGTCTATTGAAAAAGAGTTCCTGAAGAACAAAATGAAACAAGAAGGTAAGCAGTCAGAAGCGTTTTACCAAGAAAACAACAAGATTAGAGAGCTCACTCAAGAGGTTGAAAGGCTAAAACACACCCTGAAACAAATGAAAGCCATGGAAGATGATCTCATGAAAACAGAGGATGAGTTCGAATCTCTGGAGAAAAAGTATTACAATGAGCAGCAGAAAGCCAAAATGTTTTCTGAAGAACTTGAAGTCGTAAGAATGGAGCTAGCAAACTACAAACTGGCTGAGAAATCAGGGTCGTACCAAGAAAAAGTATTACTCGCAAAACTGAAGGAAGAAGAGGCAAAATCGGGTCACCTTTCTAGAGAAGTGACGGCCTTGAAAGAGAAGATCCACGACTACATGAAAACAGAAGATAATATTTGTCGTCTGAAAGGAGATCATTCTGTTCTTCAGAGGAAGCTCAATCAGCAAGAAAACAGAAACAAGGAGCTGTCGAAGGAAATGGAAAATCTCTCAAAAGAACTCGAAAGGTATCGTCGGTTTAGCAAGAGTCTCAGGCCTAGTCTCAATGGACGGAGAATTTCAGACTTCCAAGTATTTTCGAAGGAGGTGCAAACAGATCCAACATACAATGAGCCGCCTGATTATAAGAGTCTCGTTCCTTTAGAGAGAGCGGTTATAAATGGACAACTTTATCAAGAAAGTGACAACGAGGACGATGACACCAATGACGACGACCCTACTATATCTTACAAGTGCAACTCTACAAATGGAAATTCCATCAACAACAACAGAAAACTGAAATCGCCATGGACGAAACCTAGTCAACAACAGGCCCAAAACGGAAAAGTACATATGAAACAGAATGGAAATTACATCCATCCAGGAGACATGGTGCTTACACATACGCCTGGACAACCTTTACATATCAAAGTCACACCAGATCATGGACAAAACACGGCCACACTTGAAATCACAAGCCCTACTACGGAAAACCCACACTCCTTTACCAGTACCGCAGTGATACCAAGTTCTGGGACTCCGAAACAAAGAATAACCATTATTCAAAATGGTTCTTTGACGCCTTTGAAATCGAGAGTAATCGATGGATATGTAACACCGGAACAAGTTGTGCCACCGCTTACAATGACTTCTTTTGTACGGCCTAGGACCCCAGACTCTTGCGGCTCTATCACTCCTGAGAGAACAATGTCCCCTATCCAGGTATTGGCTTTAACAAGTACGTCTAGTTCGCCAGATCGGGTGCTTTCCCCAGAACCTATGGAAATTGGCGGCAGCCATGCAGTTTTTCGAGTTTCTCCTGACAAACAGACTGGTTGGCAGTTCCAAAGGTCAAACAGCTCTAGCTCAACGTCAAGTGTAATAACTACTGAGGACAATAAAATACACATCCACTTAGGAACGCCCACCAGTCCCTTCACGCCAGTGCAAGAGAAAAGACATTCACTGACTAATGGGATTCCTAATAAACCCACCAATAAAATCACAAGCAGTATTACTATAACACCAACAGCTACTCCACTGTCACGGCAGTCACAAATTACA